The following are encoded in a window of Calorimonas adulescens genomic DNA:
- a CDS encoding MTH1187 family thiamine-binding protein, whose product MSSVNLSLQVIPLVEEEKVYSVVDRVIEYIKATGVKHLVGPMETTMEGDLDTLLGIVSKVHEICEKEGVHRVISVVKIDYSPDGVTMDEKIGKYKEEWR is encoded by the coding sequence ATGAGCAGTGTAAACCTTAGCCTTCAGGTAATACCATTGGTGGAAGAGGAGAAGGTATATTCTGTGGTGGACAGGGTGATTGAATACATTAAAGCTACGGGTGTTAAGCATCTGGTGGGACCAATGGAGACAACCATGGAAGGTGACCTTGACACCCTTTTGGGTATAGTCAGCAAGGTGCATGAAATATGTGAAAAAGAAGGGGTACACAGGGTTATATCGGTGGTAAAGATTGACTACAGCCCCGACGGGGTAACCATGGATGAGAAAATAGGAAAATATAAAGAGGAATGGAGGTAG
- the cytX gene encoding putative hydroxymethylpyrimidine transporter CytX produces the protein MKTKLSSFSMFLLWFGAAISMAEIMTGALYTPLGFKNGVAAIVLGHILGNTFLVLAGIIGFREKAGSMESTRYAFGVCGSYLFSALNVLQLIGWTAIMIIVAGRSLNSISISLWGFDNFHLWALMVGLLVILWLYSGSYGFNVINGIAVSMLLVLTIVMSYTVFKGGMPAVASGGMSFGHGVELAVVMPLSWLPLVSDYTRMAESERGSSIAIWTGYFLGSTWMYVIGLATGLAFGTDDPTGIMLKANLGVFAMIIVIMSTVTTTFLDVYSSAVSLLNIRKGDERLVSVVMGVIGMMVALFFPMEQYENFLYAIGSVFAPLFAVLLVDYFVFKTDMRNSKFSIEALISWVIGSVLYYIIMGLDIPIGVTLPDAILTGIIYAGIREAEMAAKPKAL, from the coding sequence ATGAAAACTAAACTCAGCAGCTTCAGTATGTTTCTGCTATGGTTTGGCGCAGCCATATCCATGGCGGAGATAATGACAGGCGCCCTGTACACTCCGCTCGGTTTTAAAAATGGTGTGGCTGCAATTGTCTTGGGGCATATCCTGGGGAATACCTTTCTCGTGCTAGCAGGGATCATTGGCTTTAGGGAAAAGGCAGGTTCTATGGAGTCTACGCGGTATGCCTTTGGGGTATGCGGCTCATATCTTTTTTCGGCATTGAATGTTCTGCAGCTTATTGGATGGACAGCCATAATGATTATAGTGGCCGGCCGTTCTTTAAATTCTATTTCCATAAGTTTATGGGGGTTTGATAATTTCCATCTCTGGGCGCTTATGGTTGGTCTTCTGGTGATACTGTGGCTCTATTCGGGTAGCTATGGGTTCAATGTGATAAACGGTATTGCAGTTTCTATGCTGCTGGTTCTTACCATAGTTATGAGCTATACTGTGTTTAAAGGAGGGATGCCGGCAGTGGCATCTGGGGGCATGAGTTTTGGACATGGTGTAGAGCTGGCTGTGGTAATGCCGCTATCCTGGTTGCCCCTGGTTTCGGATTATACCAGGATGGCTGAGTCTGAAAGGGGCTCTTCAATAGCTATATGGACAGGCTACTTCCTGGGGAGCACATGGATGTATGTCATCGGCCTGGCCACAGGCCTGGCCTTCGGCACTGATGACCCTACAGGCATAATGCTAAAGGCAAACCTTGGTGTGTTTGCCATGATAATTGTCATCATGTCCACAGTAACCACCACTTTCCTGGATGTGTACTCCTCGGCTGTATCGCTTCTCAACATAAGAAAGGGTGATGAGAGACTGGTATCGGTTGTTATGGGGGTGATAGGAATGATGGTTGCCCTGTTCTTCCCCATGGAACAGTACGAAAACTTCCTGTATGCCATAGGTTCGGTGTTTGCCCCACTCTTTGCCGTTCTTTTGGTAGACTACTTTGTATTTAAGACAGATATGAGAAATTCGAAATTCAGCATTGAGGCATTGATTTCATGGGTCATTGGGTCAGTGCTTTACTATATTATTATGGGATTAGATATACCCATAGGGGTCACACTGCCCGATGCAATCCTCACAGGGATAATTTATGCAGGCATAAGGGAAGCTGAAATGGCCGCTAAACCAAAGGCATTGTGA
- a CDS encoding sensor histidine kinase, with product MFKGIRGRLIWTYIFIVLSAILLLEGFLVEWVWRYYTGNIREIMVQQAQLANNFFKNYIEDANLIYVAQDLSEDFAQVSNTEVQVMNTSGIVLGDSIGNFEYAESEDIQDAINGNIGVYQGKYMDTNEDVMAVSSPLMKGNRVVGVIRFVTSLEGVEEVMRRIIINLIEIGAAIVAIVVIVGIWVSWTLTKPLDEITRAAKEISAGDFKVRVSKRFNDEIGTLAETLNQAAVELEKLDTMKNDFISSVSHEIRTPLTSIKGWVVTLKEGSDEEIMKKGLDIIEKETDRLTVMVNKLLDFSKLESGRISLNMGPVDLKELIISTVDQIRPRAERLGIRLDVDLDDLPMIEGDASRLRQVLINILDNSLKFTDSGGEIGIYAEKSQDIARIVVQDTGCGIPEGDLNHITEKFYTAKAKASGSGLGLAISKEIIELHGGKINIKSRVGEGTSVMIELPA from the coding sequence ATGTTTAAGGGGATAAGAGGCAGGCTTATATGGACCTATATCTTCATAGTCCTTTCCGCTATACTGCTATTGGAAGGGTTCCTTGTAGAGTGGGTATGGAGGTATTATACAGGGAATATAAGAGAGATAATGGTCCAGCAGGCTCAGCTTGCCAACAACTTTTTTAAAAACTATATAGAGGACGCAAACCTTATATATGTGGCTCAGGATCTTTCTGAAGATTTTGCTCAGGTTTCCAACACTGAGGTGCAGGTAATGAACACGTCAGGAATAGTCCTGGGTGACTCTATAGGCAACTTCGAGTATGCGGAGAGTGAAGATATACAGGATGCCATAAATGGAAATATTGGCGTGTATCAGGGCAAATACATGGATACCAATGAAGACGTCATGGCTGTCTCATCTCCTCTTATGAAGGGTAACAGGGTGGTGGGAGTGATTCGCTTTGTTACCTCTCTTGAGGGTGTGGAGGAGGTCATGAGAAGGATAATAATAAACCTGATAGAGATTGGCGCTGCTATCGTAGCGATAGTTGTAATAGTGGGTATATGGGTATCATGGACACTCACCAAACCGCTAGACGAGATAACCAGGGCTGCAAAGGAGATAAGCGCTGGAGATTTCAAGGTGAGGGTGAGCAAGAGATTTAATGATGAGATAGGCACCCTGGCCGAGACTTTGAATCAGGCGGCTGTAGAACTGGAAAAACTGGATACTATGAAGAATGACTTTATAAGCTCTGTATCTCACGAGATAAGAACGCCTCTCACATCCATTAAAGGATGGGTGGTCACACTAAAAGAAGGCTCAGACGAGGAAATTATGAAAAAGGGCTTAGACATAATAGAAAAAGAAACGGACAGGCTTACGGTAATGGTAAACAAACTCCTTGATTTCAGCAAGCTGGAGTCAGGACGTATCTCTCTCAATATGGGGCCGGTAGATCTCAAGGAACTGATAATCTCCACAGTTGACCAGATACGCCCAAGAGCGGAAAGGCTTGGGATCAGGTTGGATGTGGACTTAGATGACCTACCTATGATCGAAGGAGATGCCAGCAGGCTTAGACAGGTACTTATAAATATTCTGGACAATTCCCTGAAGTTTACTGACAGCGGCGGGGAGATAGGTATATATGCAGAAAAGTCACAGGATATAGCAAGGATTGTTGTCCAAGATACAGGCTGCGGTATACCTGAAGGGGATTTAAATCATATAACAGAAAAGTTCTACACGGCAAAGGCGAAGGCTTCCGGGAGTGGACTCGGCCTGGCCATATCCAAGGAGATAATTGAGCTTCATGGAGGCAAGATAAACATAAAGAGCAGGGTTGGCGAAGGAACATCGGTGATGATAGAGCTTCCTGCATAA
- a CDS encoding SH3 domain-containing protein — translation MKIRLAIIFIIVFVIVFVVLLIINIGFTTTTTGGEGMSNLPDVTEGMLDANFWISRLDDADKIIMTPDEIEEYNGRIDESVNEVVDLKGFPGAITGEALKEMIDEYKVPALPRYDINGNMLGSDYYDNLLSRRGLSDVKGSNPVRFGLVVRRTNMRSFPTDDIVTNKPGDIEFDRFQETALYVGEPLAILHESSDRKWYFGQARFYRGWVRAEDVAIGSKEEVLGFTEKVPFIVVTGNHIKTGYDPYNQDVSGLTLDMGVKLPLVKDDDATVDGQATQGNYVVEVPTKDADGNLAVKKAMIPMSEDVSVGYLPYTRGNIIRQAFKMLGERYDWGGRTGRRDCSSFIMDIYSTFGFKLPRNTDEQEAMYGIRYDFKGRSDAEREAIFAKLKPGAALYMPGHAMLYLGKVDGREYMIHDFSGYGDMKEKMPDGDYRFIPVMEVAVSSIDLPRTNGRTFMDALTTAIQIEN, via the coding sequence ATGAAGATAAGGTTGGCCATAATCTTCATTATAGTTTTTGTGATAGTTTTTGTGGTTCTTTTGATTATTAATATAGGTTTTACTACAACGACTACAGGGGGAGAGGGAATGAGCAATCTGCCGGATGTAACAGAGGGAATGTTAGATGCTAATTTCTGGATATCAAGGCTTGATGATGCCGATAAGATTATTATGACACCGGATGAGATAGAGGAGTATAACGGCAGGATAGATGAATCGGTGAATGAGGTGGTAGACCTTAAAGGCTTTCCTGGTGCAATTACAGGAGAGGCGCTAAAAGAGATGATAGATGAGTATAAGGTGCCTGCACTGCCAAGATATGATATAAACGGCAATATGCTGGGCAGTGACTACTATGATAACCTTTTGAGCAGAAGAGGTCTAAGTGATGTCAAGGGGAGCAATCCTGTGAGGTTTGGTCTGGTGGTAAGGCGTACCAATATGAGGAGCTTTCCGACTGACGATATTGTGACGAATAAACCAGGAGACATAGAATTTGACAGGTTTCAGGAGACCGCGCTCTATGTGGGAGAACCGCTGGCTATACTTCATGAGAGCAGCGATAGGAAGTGGTACTTCGGCCAGGCCAGGTTTTACCGCGGATGGGTAAGGGCTGAGGATGTGGCCATCGGCAGTAAAGAAGAGGTACTGGGTTTTACTGAGAAGGTACCATTTATTGTGGTGACGGGAAACCATATAAAGACAGGGTACGACCCCTACAATCAGGACGTGTCTGGGCTGACCTTAGATATGGGTGTCAAGCTGCCTCTGGTAAAAGATGATGATGCTACTGTAGACGGCCAGGCCACCCAGGGCAACTATGTTGTGGAAGTACCTACAAAGGATGCGGATGGAAACCTTGCCGTCAAAAAGGCCATGATACCTATGAGTGAGGATGTCTCTGTAGGCTATCTGCCATACACCAGGGGCAATATAATAAGGCAGGCGTTCAAGATGCTGGGTGAAAGATACGACTGGGGCGGTAGGACAGGAAGAAGAGACTGTTCATCCTTTATCATGGATATATACTCCACATTTGGATTTAAATTGCCACGTAACACCGATGAACAGGAAGCCATGTATGGCATAAGGTATGATTTTAAGGGTAGGTCGGATGCTGAAAGAGAAGCAATCTTTGCAAAGTTAAAGCCCGGTGCAGCTCTGTATATGCCGGGTCATGCCATGCTCTATCTGGGCAAGGTTGACGGGAGAGAATACATGATACATGATTTTTCGGGGTATGGTGATATGAAAGAAAAGATGCCGGATGGGGACTATAGGTTTATACCTGTGATGGAGGTTGCGGTATCCAGCATCGACCTCCCGAGGACCAATGGGAGGACATTCATGGATGCACTTACAACAGCAATACAAATAGAAAATTAG
- the arsC gene encoding arsenate reductase (thioredoxin), with amino-acid sequence MFLCINNSCRSQMAEGIAKTLKGDEYEVFSAGMEPTHVNPRAIEVLKEIGIDISSQYSKLIENHLLNSMDIVVTLCGEAEEACPVTPPHIKREHWPLPDPARATGTEEEIMDKFREVRNKIIELVKEKL; translated from the coding sequence ATGTTTTTATGTATAAACAACTCCTGCCGCAGTCAGATGGCTGAAGGTATAGCTAAGACACTAAAGGGAGACGAATATGAGGTCTTCAGTGCCGGTATGGAGCCCACCCATGTAAACCCCAGGGCCATAGAGGTCCTGAAAGAAATCGGTATAGATATATCATCCCAGTATTCCAAGCTCATAGAAAACCACCTATTAAACTCCATGGACATAGTAGTCACCTTATGCGGCGAGGCAGAGGAGGCCTGCCCGGTTACCCCTCCCCATATAAAGAGGGAACACTGGCCGCTTCCAGACCCTGCCAGGGCTACAGGGACAGAGGAAGAGATTATGGACAAATTCCGAGAGGTCAGGAATAAGATAATAGAACTGGTAAAGGAAAAACTATAA
- the thiM gene encoding hydroxyethylthiazole kinase produces the protein MIEGLLNRIRGRKPLVHHITNIVTVNDCANITLAIGGLPVMAHAIEEVEEMVAASQALVLNIGTLTREQVDAMIMAGRTANSLGIPVILDPVGAGATAMRTESAKRIMRELRLSVIKGNIAEIGILAGAGGKIRGVEAEGGHGDVGSYKRLAMDNGCIIAASGVTDIITDGKRVAYVDNGHPMMGTITGTGCMLTSVVGCFCGAESDYFDATVAAFASFGLAGELAAAHQEVNGPGSFRAAFFDEIYNLTEEKLKAGKKVKIE, from the coding sequence ATGATAGAGGGACTTTTAAACAGGATCAGGGGAAGGAAACCACTGGTACACCACATTACAAACATAGTCACTGTAAATGACTGCGCTAATATAACCCTTGCCATAGGTGGGCTGCCGGTAATGGCACATGCTATAGAGGAGGTTGAAGAGATGGTAGCTGCATCTCAGGCTCTTGTACTCAATATAGGCACACTCACGAGGGAACAGGTGGATGCCATGATAATGGCTGGCAGGACGGCAAATTCTTTAGGCATACCGGTGATTTTGGACCCGGTAGGTGCAGGGGCTACTGCCATGAGGACGGAGAGTGCTAAAAGGATTATGCGTGAGCTCAGGCTCTCTGTAATAAAGGGTAACATTGCAGAGATAGGGATATTGGCAGGGGCAGGAGGAAAAATCAGGGGGGTAGAAGCTGAGGGAGGCCACGGTGACGTAGGGTCTTACAAAAGACTGGCAATGGATAACGGCTGTATTATTGCCGCCTCCGGTGTGACAGATATTATAACCGATGGGAAGAGGGTTGCATACGTGGACAATGGACACCCCATGATGGGTACCATCACAGGCACGGGCTGTATGCTCACGTCTGTGGTGGGCTGTTTCTGCGGGGCAGAATCGGACTACTTTGATGCAACTGTGGCGGCTTTTGCGTCATTTGGCCTGGCTGGTGAACTGGCCGCTGCCCATCAGGAGGTAAATGGCCCGGGCAGCTTTAGGGCAGCATTCTTTGACGAGATATACAATCTCACGGAAGAAAAGTTAAAGGCGGGGAAAAAGGTAAAGATAGAATGA
- a CDS encoding response regulator transcription factor: MGSILVVEDEDSIREFIVINLKREGFNVIEAATGEEALNMIRVHIVDLIILDIMLPGIDGYEVCKKVQEERPGTAIIMLTARGQDTDKVVGLELGADDYVVKPFNPVELTARVKAVLRRVNRKYKESKIRVKDIIVDTEKRRITKDGKNIDLTNKEYELLLLLMEAGGSVVTRDEILNKLWGTNFYGDIKTIDVHIRRLREKLCDNTAKPRYIATVWGVGYRFVMGEEDV; the protein is encoded by the coding sequence ATGGGCAGTATACTGGTGGTAGAGGATGAGGACTCCATAAGGGAGTTTATAGTAATAAACCTGAAGAGGGAAGGGTTTAACGTCATTGAGGCGGCAACCGGGGAGGAAGCCCTTAATATGATCAGGGTTCATATAGTGGACCTTATCATACTGGACATAATGCTTCCCGGGATAGACGGGTATGAGGTGTGCAAGAAGGTACAGGAGGAACGACCTGGTACAGCTATAATAATGCTTACGGCCAGGGGGCAGGATACTGATAAAGTAGTAGGCCTTGAACTGGGAGCAGATGACTATGTGGTAAAACCCTTTAATCCCGTTGAACTTACCGCCCGTGTAAAGGCTGTCCTGCGAAGGGTAAATAGAAAGTACAAGGAGTCTAAGATTAGGGTTAAGGATATTATTGTAGATACGGAAAAGAGAAGGATTACAAAAGATGGGAAAAACATTGACCTCACCAATAAGGAATATGAGCTGCTACTGCTGCTGATGGAGGCTGGTGGCAGTGTGGTCACAAGAGATGAGATACTGAACAAGTTGTGGGGTACCAACTTCTATGGGGACATAAAGACCATTGATGTGCATATAAGAAGGTTGAGGGAAAAACTATGCGATAACACTGCCAAACCACGGTACATAGCCACTGTATGGGGGGTTGGCTATCGCTTTGTGATGGGGGAAGAAGATGTTTAA
- the thiD gene encoding bifunctional hydroxymethylpyrimidine kinase/phosphomethylpyrimidine kinase — MKLALTIAGSDSGGGAGIQADIKTFSAHGVFGMSVITSVTAQNTRGVIGIEDISPEMVSLQMQAVFEDLYPDAVKIGMVSSGGIIGAIADGLKKYGPRKVVLDPVMISKGGSYLLKPEAMNALKDKLIPLSLVVTPNLMEAEALTGMVIKTPEDMREAARKIIGLGAKSVVVKGGHLTGDALDVFYDGHKFYEITSERVNTRNTHGTGCTFSSAIAANLALGYDLIESVKRAKDYITGAIKNSLDIGHGVGPTNHFWRWDNEN, encoded by the coding sequence ATGAAACTAGCATTGACAATAGCGGGCTCAGACTCGGGAGGCGGAGCGGGCATACAGGCTGACATTAAAACATTTTCAGCCCACGGGGTCTTTGGCATGAGCGTAATCACATCGGTGACGGCTCAAAATACAAGGGGCGTTATAGGTATAGAGGATATAAGCCCGGAAATGGTATCGCTCCAGATGCAGGCAGTATTTGAGGACCTCTATCCTGACGCAGTAAAGATAGGTATGGTTTCCAGTGGAGGGATAATAGGTGCCATAGCTGACGGCTTGAAGAAGTACGGTCCGAGGAAAGTGGTCTTGGACCCGGTTATGATCTCCAAGGGCGGGAGCTACCTTTTAAAGCCTGAAGCAATGAATGCCTTAAAGGACAAACTGATTCCATTGAGCCTTGTGGTAACCCCAAACCTTATGGAGGCAGAGGCACTGACTGGCATGGTGATAAAGACGCCAGAAGACATGAGAGAGGCAGCAAGGAAGATAATAGGGCTTGGGGCAAAGAGTGTTGTAGTAAAGGGTGGACACCTTACAGGTGATGCCTTAGATGTATTCTATGATGGGCACAAATTTTATGAGATAACATCGGAGAGAGTAAACACCAGAAACACCCACGGGACAGGATGTACATTTTCTTCTGCCATAGCAGCAAACCTGGCCTTGGGTTATGACCTTATTGAATCTGTTAAACGGGCAAAGGATTATATCACAGGGGCGATAAAAAATTCTCTGGATATTGGTCATGGGGTGGGGCCCACAAACCACTTCTGGAGGTGGGACAATGAAAACTAA
- a CDS encoding OsmC family protein encodes MAVVTFKATSRKLPEGLMVESDVRGFKMILDEPEDLGGTNKGMNPVEALLCALGSCQSIVAAVFAKQQGINLKEFWVELEGDLDTDGFMGKSNVRPGFQEIRFKMHIKSDSPEDKVKEFAKFIEKRCPVGDTLTQGVKLVSSGVVVE; translated from the coding sequence ATGGCCGTAGTGACATTTAAAGCCACCTCAAGAAAGTTGCCGGAAGGGTTGATGGTGGAGAGTGATGTAAGGGGATTTAAAATGATTTTGGATGAACCGGAGGATTTGGGCGGTACCAACAAGGGGATGAATCCAGTGGAGGCGCTGCTGTGCGCATTGGGTTCATGTCAGTCCATCGTTGCAGCGGTTTTTGCCAAACAGCAGGGCATAAACCTGAAGGAGTTCTGGGTTGAGTTGGAAGGAGACCTTGATACAGATGGCTTTATGGGTAAGTCCAATGTCAGACCCGGTTTCCAGGAAATCAGATTTAAAATGCACATAAAGAGTGATTCGCCAGAAGATAAGGTAAAGGAATTTGCTAAATTTATTGAAAAGAGATGCCCTGTAGGTGATACACTGACACAGGGAGTTAAATTGGTTTCGTCTGGCGTGGTTGTTGAGTAG
- the thiE gene encoding thiamine phosphate synthase — MDLRLYAVTDRSYLNGITLVEAVEMAIKGGATIIQLREKNIGGREFYGLALKVKEVTGLYNIPLIINDRVDVALAVDADGVHVGQEDLPADVVRRMIGPGKILGVSAKTVEEGIKAQRDGADYLGVGAVYSTLTKPESDAIGLERVKMIKEAVDIPVVAIGGITLENAYEVMVKTGVDGLSTVSAVFSGDIEKNARLLIKEIERAFKDRNQSM, encoded by the coding sequence ATGGACTTAAGGCTTTATGCTGTAACAGACCGTTCATATCTTAATGGCATTACCCTGGTCGAGGCGGTGGAGATGGCCATTAAGGGTGGTGCAACCATCATACAGCTCAGGGAAAAGAACATAGGGGGCCGGGAGTTTTATGGGCTGGCATTAAAGGTAAAAGAGGTGACAGGTTTATACAATATTCCCCTGATAATAAATGACAGGGTTGATGTGGCCCTTGCGGTAGATGCCGACGGGGTGCATGTGGGTCAGGAGGACCTGCCTGCAGATGTGGTGAGGAGGATGATAGGGCCGGGGAAGATACTGGGTGTATCTGCAAAGACAGTGGAGGAGGGCATTAAGGCCCAGAGGGACGGTGCAGACTACCTGGGAGTGGGGGCTGTCTACTCCACTCTAACAAAGCCGGAATCAGACGCCATAGGTCTGGAGAGGGTAAAGATGATTAAAGAGGCGGTAGATATACCTGTGGTGGCCATAGGGGGCATAACACTGGAAAACGCTTACGAGGTAATGGTTAAGACCGGGGTTGACGGGTTATCCACGGTATCTGCTGTATTCTCAGGGGACATAGAGAAAAATGCAAGACTGCTAATAAAGGAGATAGAGAGGGCGTTTAAGGACAGAAATCAATCTATGTGA
- a CDS encoding tetratricopeptide repeat protein, giving the protein MHKRIISLALVSALIFIGGCSSLPTPGATMKPPSVGEESGKGVQGYMKEVMDYLPAGAKLEDVDGVSVFPVNVDSDQTPEYLATYRFDESKVGAFLLKRSGGSYKIVWTDVGKGYGFDTVKIADVTGDGLADILIGWTIGASAGNALDVFTWRSNSLQNIYRTSYHRMDVEDIDGDYGKDGIAEVALWTKDTGDAYSVEVMRWNERDKNFESAPDVYRAYYPRVVEYYKDKVKTMPEMRAYWYYLGLAQYRAGQLNSALSSISSGLKMKSDYPDDTSFFLLKADVLRDMGRYEEASYIYEGLIPVDEKQPIPVSSPRMAAKAYFGMGEICRAQKNYDKALEYYKKAQKQSMEIETRRAINRLPVYKTVDIVENYFKKLYAGRFNGDKFVEWTGENNIDVAYKDVSANANGINRVVFVDYKSESLMKAHEIFWWEEGKMKHQLFFSNEFPTEAAFTSAVYDSRVVKGPDGSTEMGLVIETSYIGNLTPRPYYILLRLVNDRWRLVWRPPLYQWRSSHGELAFDGQGIDRFTLQSDSWHTDDAKGRIFNESNDGPHRHFIDTWERDGDSYKLIDSRTAPSAYDTLVEFVYMLSTGNEKSARVLVTDEGLVEKAKELNLVQPALNGCWSLQLDSPEVEKKGPLRIVDGPAAGVTVAFEQRGDNWLIKSITK; this is encoded by the coding sequence GTGCATAAGCGTATTATAAGCCTGGCACTGGTATCAGCATTAATATTTATAGGTGGTTGTTCCAGCCTTCCTACTCCAGGTGCTACCATGAAGCCACCATCAGTGGGGGAAGAATCCGGTAAGGGTGTGCAGGGTTATATGAAAGAAGTAATGGACTATCTCCCCGCGGGTGCGAAGCTGGAGGATGTAGACGGGGTGTCTGTGTTTCCGGTAAATGTAGATAGCGACCAGACCCCTGAATATCTTGCCACATACAGATTTGATGAAAGCAAGGTAGGGGCGTTTTTGCTCAAGAGGAGCGGGGGTTCTTACAAAATTGTATGGACTGATGTGGGAAAGGGATATGGTTTTGATACAGTTAAAATTGCAGATGTGACAGGGGATGGGCTGGCCGATATCCTCATTGGTTGGACTATAGGAGCCTCAGCAGGTAACGCTTTAGATGTATTTACATGGAGAAGCAACTCACTGCAGAATATATACAGGACCTCATATCACAGGATGGATGTGGAGGATATTGATGGTGACTATGGCAAGGATGGTATTGCGGAGGTGGCACTGTGGACTAAGGATACAGGGGATGCATACAGCGTTGAGGTTATGCGATGGAATGAGAGAGATAAAAACTTTGAGAGTGCACCCGATGTCTACAGGGCCTATTATCCTAGGGTTGTGGAATACTATAAGGATAAGGTAAAGACAATGCCGGAAATGCGGGCGTACTGGTACTACTTAGGACTGGCACAGTATCGGGCCGGCCAGTTAAACTCTGCTTTATCTTCAATATCTTCAGGTCTCAAGATGAAAAGCGACTATCCAGATGATACCAGTTTTTTTCTGCTCAAGGCTGATGTCTTGAGGGACATGGGCAGGTATGAAGAGGCATCATACATATATGAAGGACTTATTCCAGTGGATGAGAAGCAGCCGATTCCTGTATCTTCACCAAGGATGGCAGCAAAGGCATACTTTGGGATGGGTGAAATATGCAGGGCCCAGAAGAACTACGATAAGGCCCTTGAATATTACAAAAAAGCTCAAAAACAGTCCATGGAAATAGAAACCAGGAGGGCTATCAACAGGTTGCCTGTGTACAAAACTGTGGATATTGTGGAAAACTATTTTAAAAAGCTGTACGCAGGCAGGTTTAATGGGGATAAATTTGTGGAATGGACAGGGGAAAATAATATTGATGTTGCCTACAAGGATGTATCCGCCAATGCGAACGGCATAAACCGGGTTGTGTTTGTAGACTACAAGAGCGAAAGTCTCATGAAGGCTCATGAGATCTTCTGGTGGGAAGAGGGTAAGATGAAGCACCAGCTCTTTTTTTCAAACGAGTTTCCAACAGAAGCAGCCTTTACATCTGCTGTGTATGATAGCAGGGTGGTCAAGGGGCCAGATGGCAGCACGGAGATGGGGTTGGTGATAGAAACATCATATATTGGCAATCTTACCCCTCGTCCGTATTATATTCTGCTGAGGCTTGTAAATGACAGGTGGAGGCTTGTTTGGAGGCCGCCACTGTACCAATGGAGGAGCAGCCACGGCGAATTGGCTTTTGACGGACAGGGTATTGATCGGTTTACACTGCAGAGTGATTCATGGCATACAGACGATGCAAAAGGCAGGATATTTAATGAGAGTAATGATGGCCCACACCGCCACTTTATCGACACATGGGAGAGAGATGGCGACAGTTATAAGCTTATTGACAGCCGCACAGCCCCATCTGCATATGACACCCTTGTGGAATTCGTATATATGCTCTCCACGGGTAACGAAAAATCTGCGAGGGTCTTGGTTACAGATGAAGGCCTGGTTGAGAAGGCCAAAGAGCTCAATCTCGTACAGCCTGCTTTAAATGGTTGCTGGTCGCTGCAGCTTGATAGCCCAGAGGTGGAGAAAAAAGGCCCATTGAGGATAGTTGATGGCCCGGCTGCCGGGGTCACAGTGGCATTTGAACAACGTGGAGATAACTGGCTCATTAAGAGCATTACAAAATAG